One stretch of Anolis carolinensis isolate JA03-04 chromosome 3, rAnoCar3.1.pri, whole genome shotgun sequence DNA includes these proteins:
- the pigx gene encoding phosphatidylinositol-glycan biosynthesis class X protein isoform X1: MDILPLWIIYLLCIVQYTHAQNKCPEVMQQLLKDGFHRDVLIKVNLGIFDEGIRSCTVATKVHLPKGLYVDPYELISLQKYNLTEALVISDNIDLEVPEYLATDISVLVYMKPDPECQSCFKALLPLHCRYHRPTKDDGRIFIVLKSPEILINCQKSFLSVDCLKETEIEVPCTQKSINMCYWDSLKLKTVKKLKLQIPVGFNHHLPLVCTGTLITTILCSSLILSSLCKHGHFFFVQGSL; the protein is encoded by the exons ATGGATATCCTTCCATTATGGATAATTTATTTGCTGTGCATAGTACAATACACAC ATGCACAGAACAAATGTCCAGAGGTTATGCAACAACTTTTGAAAGATGGCTTTCATAG AGATGTCTTGATTAAGGTAAACCTTGGTATATTTGATGAAGGAATAAGAAGCTGCACAGTTGCAACTAAAGTACATCTTCCCAAAGGATTATATGTGGATCCCTATGAACTGATATCTTTGCAAAAGTACAATCTCACTGAG GCTTTAGTAATTTCAGATAATATAGATTTGGAAGTTCCTGAATACTTGGCTACAGATATTTCTGTTCTTGTTTACATGAAACCTGATCCTGAATGCCAATCCTGCTTTAAAGCATTATTACCATTGCATTGTCGATATCACCGGCCAACAAAGGATGATGGAAGAATCTTTATTGTACTGAAGAGTCCAGAAATATTGATCAATTGCCAGAAAT CTTTTCTCTCAGTGGATTGCTTGAAAGAAACTGAAATAGAAGTCCCCTGTACCCAGAAGAGTATTAATATGTGCTACTGGGATAGTTTGAAGCTCAAAACT GTTAAGAAGTTGAAACTGCAGATACCAGTTGGATTCAATCATCACCTTCCACTGGTATGCACCGGGACTCTTATCACTACAATATTATGTTCCAGTCTTATCCTTTCATCTTTATGCAAACATGGACATTTCTTCTTTGTTCAAGGCTCACTGTGA
- the pigx gene encoding phosphatidylinositol-glycan biosynthesis class X protein isoform X2: MQQLLKDGFHRDVLIKVNLGIFDEGIRSCTVATKVHLPKGLYVDPYELISLQKYNLTEALVISDNIDLEVPEYLATDISVLVYMKPDPECQSCFKALLPLHCRYHRPTKDDGRIFIVLKSPEILINCQKSFLSVDCLKETEIEVPCTQKSINMCYWDSLKLKTVKKLKLQIPVGFNHHLPLVCTGTLITTILCSSLILSSLCKHGHFFFVQGSL, translated from the exons ATGCAACAACTTTTGAAAGATGGCTTTCATAG AGATGTCTTGATTAAGGTAAACCTTGGTATATTTGATGAAGGAATAAGAAGCTGCACAGTTGCAACTAAAGTACATCTTCCCAAAGGATTATATGTGGATCCCTATGAACTGATATCTTTGCAAAAGTACAATCTCACTGAG GCTTTAGTAATTTCAGATAATATAGATTTGGAAGTTCCTGAATACTTGGCTACAGATATTTCTGTTCTTGTTTACATGAAACCTGATCCTGAATGCCAATCCTGCTTTAAAGCATTATTACCATTGCATTGTCGATATCACCGGCCAACAAAGGATGATGGAAGAATCTTTATTGTACTGAAGAGTCCAGAAATATTGATCAATTGCCAGAAAT CTTTTCTCTCAGTGGATTGCTTGAAAGAAACTGAAATAGAAGTCCCCTGTACCCAGAAGAGTATTAATATGTGCTACTGGGATAGTTTGAAGCTCAAAACT GTTAAGAAGTTGAAACTGCAGATACCAGTTGGATTCAATCATCACCTTCCACTGGTATGCACCGGGACTCTTATCACTACAATATTATGTTCCAGTCTTATCCTTTCATCTTTATGCAAACATGGACATTTCTTCTTTGTTCAAGGCTCACTGTGA